From a region of the Salvelinus alpinus chromosome 2, SLU_Salpinus.1, whole genome shotgun sequence genome:
- the LOC139559364 gene encoding MICOS complex subunit MIC10-like yields MANEHEQKWDRCLADSAVKIATGLGVGIVFSVLFFKRRTWPVAFGSGVGLGMGYSNCQQDFRSPYQLHGHRVKEQ; encoded by the exons ATGGCAAATGAACACGAACAGAAGTGGGACCGATGCCTAGCTGATAGCGCTGTGAAGATAG cgACCGGCCTTGGCGTGGGGATTGTGTTCTCAGTCCTCTTCTTCAAAC GGCGCACTTGGCCAGTGGCATTTGGATCAGGTGTGGGGCTGGGCATGGGCTACTCCAACTGCCAGCAGGACTTCAGGTCACCTTACCAGCTCCATGGTCACAGGGTAAAG GAACAGTAG
- the capzb gene encoding F-actin-capping protein subunit beta isoform X2, translating to MNDQQLDCALDLMRRLPPQQIEKNLSDLIDLVPSLCEDLLSSVDQPLKIARDKVVGKDYLLCDYNRDGDSYRSPWSNKYEPPIDDGAMPSARLRKLEVEANNAFDQYRDLYFEGGVSSVYLWDLDHGFAGVILIKKAGDGSKKIKGCWDSIHVVEVQEKSSGRTAHYKLTSTVMLWLQTTKTGSGTMNLGGSLTRQMEKDETVGESSPHIANIGRLVEDMENKIRSTLNEIYFGKTKDIVNGLRSVQTLADKSKQEALKNDLMVALKRKQQS from the exons ATG aatGACCAGCAGCTGGATTGTGCTCTGGACCTGATGAGGCGTCTGCCTCCCCAGCAGATCGAGAAGAACCTCAGTGACCTCATAGACTTG gtGCCCAGTCTATGTGAGGACCTGCTCTCCTCTGTGGACCAGCCTCTGAAGATCGCCCGGGACAAAGTGGTGGGGAAAGACTACCTGCTCTGTGACTACAACAGAGATGGTGACTCCTACAG ATCCCCATGGAGTAATAAGTATGAGCCTCCCATCGACGATGGTGCCATGCCATCTGCCCGCCTGCGCAAACTAGAGGTTGAGGCCAACAACGCTTTCGACCAGTACAGAGACCT GTATTTTGAGGGCGGTGTTTCCTCTGTATACCTGTGGGACTTGGATCATGGCTTTGCCGGGGTCATCCTCATCAAGAAGGCCGGAGACGGCTCCAAGAAGATCAAAGGCTGCTGGGACTCCATCCATGTGGTGGAGGTGCAGGAGAAGTCCAGCGGACGGACCGCTCACTACAAACTCACCTCCACTGTCATGCTGTGGCTCCAGACGACCAAGACCGGGTCCGGAACCATGAACCTGGGTGGCAGTCTGACAAGACAG ATGGAGAAAGACGAGACAGTTGGAGAGTCCTCCCCACACATTGCCAACATTGGCCGCCTGGTGGAG GATATGGAGAATAAGATTCGCTCCACTCTCAATGAGATCTACTTTGGGAAGACCAAGGACATCGTCAATGGCTTGAG GAGTGTTCAGACCCTGGCTGACAAATCGAAGCAGGAGGCTCTGAAGAACGACCTGATGGTGGCACTTAAACGCAAACAGCAAAGCTAG
- the capzb gene encoding F-actin-capping protein subunit beta isoform X1 → MNDQQLDCALDLMRRLPPQQIEKNLSDLIDLVPSLCEDLLSSVDQPLKIARDKVVGKDYLLCDYNRDGDSYRSPWSNKYEPPIDDGAMPSARLRKLEVEANNAFDQYRDLYFEGGVSSVYLWDLDHGFAGVILIKKAGDGSKKIKGCWDSIHVVEVQEKSSGRTAHYKLTSTVMLWLQTTKTGSGTMNLGGSLTRQMEKDETVGESSPHIANIGRLVEDMENKIRSTLNEIYFGKTKDIVNGLRSIDSLPDNQKYRQLQKELSQVLTQRQIFID, encoded by the exons ATG aatGACCAGCAGCTGGATTGTGCTCTGGACCTGATGAGGCGTCTGCCTCCCCAGCAGATCGAGAAGAACCTCAGTGACCTCATAGACTTG gtGCCCAGTCTATGTGAGGACCTGCTCTCCTCTGTGGACCAGCCTCTGAAGATCGCCCGGGACAAAGTGGTGGGGAAAGACTACCTGCTCTGTGACTACAACAGAGATGGTGACTCCTACAG ATCCCCATGGAGTAATAAGTATGAGCCTCCCATCGACGATGGTGCCATGCCATCTGCCCGCCTGCGCAAACTAGAGGTTGAGGCCAACAACGCTTTCGACCAGTACAGAGACCT GTATTTTGAGGGCGGTGTTTCCTCTGTATACCTGTGGGACTTGGATCATGGCTTTGCCGGGGTCATCCTCATCAAGAAGGCCGGAGACGGCTCCAAGAAGATCAAAGGCTGCTGGGACTCCATCCATGTGGTGGAGGTGCAGGAGAAGTCCAGCGGACGGACCGCTCACTACAAACTCACCTCCACTGTCATGCTGTGGCTCCAGACGACCAAGACCGGGTCCGGAACCATGAACCTGGGTGGCAGTCTGACAAGACAG ATGGAGAAAGACGAGACAGTTGGAGAGTCCTCCCCACACATTGCCAACATTGGCCGCCTGGTGGAG GATATGGAGAATAAGATTCGCTCCACTCTCAATGAGATCTACTTTGGGAAGACCAAGGACATCGTCAATGGCTTGAG ATCTATTGACTCTTTGCCTGATAACCAAAAGTACCGGCAGCTCCAGAAGGAGCTGTCTCAGGTCCTCACCCAGCGCCAGATCTTCATTGACTAG